Proteins encoded together in one Leptospira meyeri window:
- a CDS encoding UPF0175 family protein, producing MKSLSFQIPDQIDLNEYDFKMAMAVKLYETGKISIGQAADIVNLSKSSLIDVMKNYGSSILFGYSIDDLKTDLENA from the coding sequence ATGAAATCTCTAAGTTTTCAAATCCCAGACCAAATAGACCTAAATGAATATGATTTCAAAATGGCTATGGCTGTTAAATTATATGAGACTGGTAAAATATCCATTGGGCAAGCTGCTGATATCGTTAACCTATCAAAGTCTTCTCTAATTGATGTGATGAAAAACTATGGGTCTTCTATTCTATTTGGATACTCTATCGATGATCTTAAAACTGATTTAGAGAATGCCTGA
- a CDS encoding integrase core domain-containing protein, giving the protein MASFEKGINFTQLCAEYGISTKCGYKWKERFLSEGKAGLLDKKRTPKNSPKKIPEDVVLELIKLKNNKKFWGSKKILELYKRKFPDVKPPDKSTLGRIFQKAGLTLPKKRKRVKHFGERISQPEKSTHSNHIWTVDFKGWWYTADSEKVNPLTIRDDYSKYILSIKTLSKGDIPSVKAEFSRLFKIYGLPEIIRSDNGPPFASMQSLLGLTKLSVWWLSLGIKLDRIEPGKPYQNGAHERMHKDMARELQHEIVGNITLHQKLFDKWRIEFNRERPHESLNMKTPEQVYVKSERLFDPNADLLLTYPFGFKQRHVNDRGYINWLGHLVMIGNPFNGFNVGIKREGDHYSIWFANNKLGIIDNDFFLLNSDPDSYKDHKPRKVPKKRYPSRAA; this is encoded by the coding sequence ATGGCGAGCTTTGAGAAAGGAATCAATTTCACTCAGCTCTGTGCAGAGTATGGAATATCTACCAAGTGTGGATACAAATGGAAAGAAAGGTTTTTGAGTGAGGGAAAGGCTGGGCTTCTAGACAAGAAGAGAACTCCTAAGAACTCACCTAAGAAGATTCCTGAGGATGTCGTTCTTGAGCTCATCAAGCTCAAGAACAATAAGAAGTTTTGGGGTTCAAAGAAGATTCTCGAACTTTACAAAAGAAAGTTTCCGGATGTAAAACCTCCTGACAAATCAACTCTTGGTCGCATCTTTCAAAAAGCAGGACTTACCTTACCTAAGAAAAGAAAGAGAGTCAAACACTTCGGAGAAAGAATCTCGCAACCAGAAAAGTCTACTCACTCAAATCATATTTGGACTGTTGACTTCAAAGGATGGTGGTATACCGCTGATTCTGAGAAAGTAAATCCTCTCACTATCAGAGACGATTATTCCAAATACATTCTCTCCATCAAAACTCTGAGCAAAGGTGATATCCCGTCTGTTAAAGCCGAATTCAGTAGGTTATTTAAGATCTACGGGCTTCCTGAGATCATAAGGTCCGACAACGGACCTCCCTTTGCTTCTATGCAATCTCTACTCGGTCTCACAAAACTATCTGTTTGGTGGCTCTCTCTTGGAATTAAACTCGATCGTATTGAACCAGGAAAACCCTACCAAAATGGCGCTCATGAAAGAATGCACAAAGACATGGCTCGTGAACTACAACATGAGATCGTTGGGAACATTACATTACACCAAAAACTCTTCGATAAGTGGAGAATTGAATTTAACAGAGAAAGACCACATGAATCTCTTAACATGAAAACTCCGGAACAAGTCTATGTGAAATCAGAAAGACTATTTGATCCTAATGCCGATCTCTTACTCACTTACCCTTTTGGATTCAAGCAAAGACATGTCAATGATAGAGGTTACATCAACTGGCTAGGACATCTTGTCATGATCGGTAATCCGTTCAATGGGTTCAATGTCGGAATCAAAAGAGAGGGTGATCATTATTCTATCTGGTTTGCTAATAACAAATTAGGTATCATCGACAATGATTTCTTCTTGCTTAATTCTGATCCGGATTCATACAAAGATCATAAACCAAGAAAGGTTCCCAAGAAGCGTTACCCTTCTCGTGCCGCATAA
- a CDS encoding type II toxin-antitoxin system HicA family toxin, protein MSKIHKLIARFKAKPKDFTYDELRKLLGALDYLEDNSGKSSGSRVAWVHSKTKHIIRLHKPHPQNILKAYQVSQIFDELIAEGYIQ, encoded by the coding sequence GTGTCAAAAATTCATAAGCTAATTGCAAGGTTTAAGGCTAAACCAAAAGATTTTACTTATGATGAGCTGAGAAAATTACTAGGGGCATTAGATTATCTAGAAGACAATTCTGGAAAGTCTTCGGGGTCTAGGGTCGCATGGGTTCATTCAAAAACTAAGCACATAATAAGACTCCACAAGCCGCATCCTCAAAACATCCTTAAGGCTTACCAGGTTTCGCAAATTTTTGATGAATTAATCGCGGAAGGTTATATCCAATGA
- a CDS encoding type II toxin-antitoxin system HigB family toxin, producing MRVISRKILRDFYSIPKYSDSKIPIEVWFKETSKAFWKSPSDVKEKYRNASFLKDNRIVFNIHGNKYRLIIKVHYNLQTVFIRFIGTHEQYDKINAEVI from the coding sequence GTGAGGGTTATTTCTAGAAAAATACTGAGAGATTTCTACTCTATTCCCAAATACTCGGACTCTAAAATTCCGATCGAAGTTTGGTTTAAAGAGACTTCGAAAGCTTTCTGGAAATCTCCTTCTGATGTTAAAGAAAAATACAGAAATGCTAGTTTCCTTAAGGATAATAGAATCGTTTTCAATATACATGGAAACAAATACAGATTAATTATAAAGGTTCACTATAATCTACAAACTGTATTTATAAGGTTTATAGGAACTCACGAACAATATGATAAAATCAATGCTGAGGTGATTTAA
- a CDS encoding type II toxin-antitoxin system HicB family antitoxin, whose product MKDIIEYKGFLGSLHFDSDDEIFFGKIEGIEDLISFEGQSVKEIKKAFTESVDDYLELCKKAKKSPEKSFKGSFNVRISTDLHRRVYRKSLIEGISLNQLVQRALEKEIDTRTPHFS is encoded by the coding sequence ATGAAAGACATTATCGAATACAAAGGTTTCCTAGGATCTCTACATTTTGATTCGGATGATGAGATTTTTTTTGGGAAGATTGAAGGCATTGAAGATCTCATTTCTTTTGAAGGCCAGTCTGTTAAAGAAATCAAAAAAGCATTTACCGAATCCGTTGATGATTACCTGGAATTATGCAAGAAAGCAAAAAAAAGTCCTGAAAAATCTTTCAAAGGATCATTCAATGTTAGAATTTCTACCGATTTACATAGACGTGTTTATCGCAAATCTTTAATTGAAGGGATTTCGCTTAATCAATTAGTTCAACGCGCTTTGGAAAAAGAAATAGATACTAGAACGCCACACTTCAGCTAA
- a CDS encoding DUF3368 domain-containing protein — MPDVISNTSCLILLSKIQQFGILKSLYNTVIITDTVKTEFGENIPDFIKIKNPTQEFSVKSLEQILDSGEATTIALALESKNSLVILDDLKARKIAKNLGLKITGTLGILAKAKKLGIIKDLEKQIDELQKKGIWISESVLTEIRKINNSNY; from the coding sequence ATGCCTGACGTTATCTCTAACACAAGTTGCTTAATACTTCTTTCAAAAATCCAACAATTTGGTATTTTAAAAAGCTTATATAATACAGTCATCATTACTGATACAGTTAAGACTGAATTTGGTGAAAATATTCCTGACTTTATAAAAATCAAAAATCCTACCCAAGAATTTTCTGTTAAGTCTCTTGAACAAATTTTAGATAGCGGAGAAGCAACAACCATTGCTTTGGCACTAGAATCAAAAAACTCTCTCGTAATATTGGATGACCTAAAGGCCAGAAAAATAGCAAAGAATCTTGGATTAAAAATAACCGGAACTCTAGGAATTTTAGCAAAAGCGAAAAAATTAGGTATAATAAAAGATTTAGAGAAACAAATTGATGAACTTCAAAAAAAGGGAATCTGGATCTCCGAATCAGTCCTAACCGAAATTCGAAAAATAAACAACTCAAACTACTAA
- a CDS encoding DUF4256 domain-containing protein gives MSIKKKLSPKQAEDLIKILKERFETNMSRHQNLMWTEIQKKIEKNSQKLWSLFEMERTGGEPDVIKYDQKSNGYLFCDCSKETPKDRRSLCYDRKALDSRKENKPKNSVIDLASTMGIELLTEEQYRYLQSLENFDTKTSSWIFTPTNIRDLGGALFADFRYGQVFIYHNGAESYYAARGFRGSIWV, from the coding sequence ATGAGTATAAAAAAGAAGTTATCCCCAAAACAAGCAGAAGATCTTATCAAGATATTAAAAGAACGATTCGAAACAAATATGAGTCGTCATCAGAATTTGATGTGGACGGAAATACAAAAAAAAATTGAAAAAAACTCCCAAAAACTCTGGTCTCTTTTTGAAATGGAAAGGACAGGAGGTGAACCTGATGTTATCAAGTATGACCAGAAAAGTAACGGATATCTCTTCTGCGATTGTTCGAAAGAAACTCCCAAAGACAGGAGAAGTCTTTGTTATGATAGGAAAGCTTTGGATTCTAGAAAAGAAAATAAACCAAAGAATAGTGTTATCGATTTAGCTAGTACAATGGGGATAGAATTACTTACTGAAGAACAATACAGATACCTGCAATCTTTGGAAAACTTCGACACTAAAACATCCAGCTGGATTTTTACACCAACGAATATCAGAGACCTAGGTGGAGCTCTTTTTGCAGATTTTCGTTATGGCCAAGTATTTATCTACCACAATGGAGCTGAATCCTACTATGCAGCCAGAGGATTTCGGGGTTCTATCTGGGTTTAA
- a CDS encoding helix-turn-helix domain-containing protein, whose product MNIKPIKNQKDHLDALSEIEKLWDAKKNTPEYDKLDILITLVDAYETKHYPIDDPDPIEALKSVMDDMNMKSVDLGNLIGGRSRATEILNRKRKLTLEMIRKINQNLGIPTDILVKEYKVKTSKTGRKRTPSVA is encoded by the coding sequence ATGAACATTAAGCCTATTAAAAATCAAAAAGATCACTTAGATGCTCTATCAGAGATTGAAAAACTCTGGGATGCAAAGAAAAATACACCCGAATACGACAAATTAGATATTCTTATTACATTAGTTGATGCTTACGAGACTAAACACTACCCGATTGATGATCCGGATCCAATCGAAGCTTTAAAATCTGTTATGGATGACATGAACATGAAAAGTGTTGATTTAGGAAATCTCATAGGTGGACGTAGTCGTGCCACTGAAATCTTAAATCGGAAAAGAAAGCTTACTTTAGAAATGATTAGAAAGATTAATCAAAATCTTGGAATCCCTACAGACATTCTTGTAAAAGAATATAAAGTCAAAACTTCTAAGACAGGAAGAAAAAGAACGCCATCCGTGGCGTAA
- a CDS encoding SH3 domain-containing protein: MKTFLIQIIILSSSILKAQESISLNIINEKTRLYEKPSFSAKSIEMLNEGSELEVLDFDNKIQKNNGMNGIWIKIEYPFGWIFSSNLNIDTSLDVSCDFNFNSVRKLSFNNFEIIFLKKQLVILSSFDLGNSFNQQIGTWKWEENRIVSSVKFTDSTMTDC, encoded by the coding sequence ATGAAAACATTTTTAATTCAAATTATAATATTAAGTTCCTCAATCTTGAAAGCTCAAGAATCAATTTCCCTTAACATAATAAATGAAAAGACGAGATTATATGAAAAACCGAGCTTCAGCGCAAAATCAATTGAAATGTTAAATGAAGGTTCTGAGTTGGAGGTATTAGATTTCGATAATAAAATACAAAAAAACAATGGGATGAATGGAATTTGGATCAAAATCGAATACCCATTTGGTTGGATTTTCTCATCAAATTTAAATATAGATACGTCTCTCGATGTTTCTTGCGATTTCAACTTTAACAGTGTTAGAAAGCTTTCCTTCAATAATTTTGAAATTATATTCTTAAAAAAACAACTCGTAATCTTATCTTCGTTTGACTTAGGAAATAGTTTCAATCAACAAATTGGAACATGGAAATGGGAAGAAAACAGAATAGTTAGTAGCGTAAAATTCACTGATTCTACGATGACAGACTGCTAA